A genomic stretch from Thermonema lapsum includes:
- the ytxJ gene encoding bacillithiol system redox-active protein YtxJ, which produces MGLFKKILGREEEVKNSQKNPVWRRFPNEEALVQAIEQESYEKPVLIFKHSSRCSISATALARFERAWDESLQHAFIPYLLLVIEERPLSNAVARMADVEHQSPQLLLFKDGKCVYHSSHLAIDAESLKVFL; this is translated from the coding sequence ATGGGATTGTTCAAAAAGATTTTGGGCAGAGAAGAGGAAGTAAAAAATAGTCAAAAGAATCCTGTATGGCGGCGTTTTCCCAATGAAGAGGCACTTGTACAAGCCATAGAGCAGGAATCATACGAAAAGCCGGTGCTTATCTTTAAGCACAGTAGCCGTTGTTCTATTAGTGCCACTGCTTTGGCACGTTTCGAGCGTGCTTGGGACGAGAGCCTGCAGCATGCTTTTATCCCGTATTTGCTGCTTGTCATAGAGGAGCGCCCGTTGTCGAATGCCGTTGCGCGCATGGCAGATGTAGAGCATCAGTCGCCACAGTTGCTTCTGTTCAAAGACGGCAAGTGTGTGTATCACAGTTCCCACTTAGCCATTGATGCCGAAAGCCTCAAAGTCTTCTTGTGA
- the lpdA gene encoding dihydrolipoyl dehydrogenase, whose translation MSQNYDVIVIGSGPGGYVAAIRASQLNMKVAVVEAAELGGICLNWGCIPTKALLKSAQVFEYIQHAEEYGIKVSSAKHDFEAMIQRSREVANGMSKGIQFLFRKNKIDLIQGWGKLTKDRKVEVTDKEGKKKVYEAKHIIIATGGRARELPHIKIDNEKVIGYRKAMTLEKQPKKMVIMGSGAIGVEFAYFYHSIGTEVTIVEYLPRIVPNEDEEVSKQLEKIYKKKGMKIYTSSEVIAVDTQGKGCKVTVKTPNGEEVLECDVLLSAVGVVANIENIGLEDAGVKVEKGKIVVDEFYRTNVPGVYAIGDVTPGPALAHVASAEGIICVEKIAGLNPHPLNYGNIPGCTYCQPEIASVGMTEQQAREAGYEIKVGKFPYTASGKASAAGAKDGFVKVIFDAKYGEWLGAHMIGANVTEMIAEVVVARNLETTGHEIIKSVHPHPTMSEAIMEAVAAAYGEVIHL comes from the coding sequence ATGAGTCAGAACTATGACGTGATTGTAATAGGCAGTGGTCCCGGAGGATATGTAGCAGCTATCCGTGCCTCGCAACTCAATATGAAAGTGGCAGTGGTGGAAGCCGCCGAATTAGGGGGGATATGCCTCAATTGGGGTTGTATTCCTACCAAAGCCCTGCTCAAAAGCGCACAAGTATTCGAATATATTCAACATGCCGAAGAGTATGGCATTAAAGTAAGTTCCGCAAAGCACGACTTTGAAGCCATGATTCAACGCAGTCGGGAGGTAGCCAATGGCATGAGCAAAGGCATTCAGTTTTTGTTCAGAAAAAATAAAATAGACCTGATTCAAGGCTGGGGCAAGCTGACCAAAGACCGTAAGGTGGAAGTAACTGATAAAGAAGGAAAGAAAAAAGTATATGAAGCCAAGCACATTATCATAGCCACCGGCGGGCGTGCTCGTGAGCTGCCTCATATCAAGATAGATAACGAAAAGGTGATTGGCTACCGCAAGGCAATGACGCTGGAAAAGCAGCCCAAGAAAATGGTGATTATGGGCTCGGGCGCCATTGGCGTGGAGTTTGCCTACTTCTATCATTCCATAGGCACGGAAGTAACTATTGTGGAATACCTGCCGCGCATCGTGCCTAACGAAGACGAAGAAGTGTCGAAACAGCTGGAAAAGATATACAAGAAGAAAGGTATGAAGATTTACACTTCTTCGGAAGTAATTGCCGTTGACACCCAAGGCAAAGGCTGCAAAGTAACGGTAAAAACTCCCAATGGTGAGGAGGTGCTTGAGTGTGATGTGCTTCTGTCGGCAGTAGGCGTGGTTGCCAACATAGAAAATATAGGTCTGGAAGATGCCGGCGTGAAAGTAGAAAAGGGTAAAATAGTGGTAGATGAATTTTATCGCACCAATGTGCCCGGGGTGTATGCCATCGGGGACGTAACACCGGGTCCTGCTTTGGCACACGTGGCTTCTGCCGAAGGCATCATCTGTGTGGAGAAAATAGCCGGTTTAAATCCCCATCCGCTCAACTATGGCAACATTCCCGGCTGTACCTACTGTCAGCCCGAGATTGCCTCGGTGGGTATGACCGAGCAGCAGGCACGCGAAGCCGGCTATGAAATCAAGGTAGGCAAGTTTCCTTATACAGCTTCGGGCAAAGCCAGCGCTGCCGGCGCCAAAGACGGTTTTGTAAAGGTCATCTTCGATGCCAAATACGGCGAATGGTTGGGGGCACATATGATTGGTGCCAATGTTACTGAAATGATAGCCGAAGTAGTGGTTGCCCGTAATCTGGAGACCACCGGACACGAAATCATCAAGTCGGTGCATCCGCACCCCACCATGTCGGAAGCTATCATGGAAGCAGTGGCAGCTGCCTACGGTGAGGTGATTCACCTGTAA
- a CDS encoding DUF2851 family protein, whose protein sequence is MQESLLHHIWHHRYFRSPALFLVDGRPLHVLHVGTHNPHQGADFKQARLQIGDTQVEGDVEIHVCTSDWFKHQHHQQAHYQQVVLHVVWQHDLDGLHTEGIPILELRHYVNPQVLNTYRQLVLSPIHQRPLCAPQWQALGRLHKIDLLEKAVMRRMEEKAQRILQEYAQCGLWEEVAYRMLAYAWGLGQNAEAFLKLSRLTPLKMLQKHRNSQQAIEAILFGQSGLLPLPGTDDYSRTLAQEYAFYKHKFSLQSLSATEWKFLRMRPSNFPTFRLAQWAYFLSMHDLLHNLLLYSPMEELQKTFTTVQVSDYWKARYRFGDQRTKRATPTSIGRQMVYTLLINAVVPYRVAYGLHNGNKSYIQSAMDLLQALPPENNRITRFWSGFIEPQSAYDSQALIGQYKQACLKKECLSCVIGNHLLRKSARSSS, encoded by the coding sequence ATGCAAGAAAGCCTGCTGCACCACATATGGCATCACCGCTATTTTCGCTCCCCTGCTTTGTTTTTGGTTGACGGGCGTCCGCTGCACGTCCTGCATGTGGGCACACACAACCCCCATCAAGGGGCTGACTTCAAGCAGGCACGCCTGCAAATAGGTGATACACAGGTAGAAGGGGATGTAGAAATACACGTCTGCACCTCCGACTGGTTCAAACATCAGCATCATCAGCAGGCTCACTACCAACAAGTGGTGCTTCATGTGGTGTGGCAGCACGACCTCGACGGGCTCCACACCGAAGGCATTCCGATATTGGAATTGCGCCATTATGTGAATCCGCAGGTGCTCAACACTTACCGGCAATTGGTGTTGTCGCCCATTCACCAGCGCCCGCTGTGTGCACCGCAATGGCAAGCGCTCGGCAGGCTTCATAAAATAGACTTGCTCGAAAAAGCTGTGATGCGGCGCATGGAAGAGAAAGCGCAGCGCATACTGCAAGAATATGCCCAATGTGGTTTATGGGAGGAAGTTGCCTACCGTATGCTTGCCTACGCGTGGGGGCTGGGACAAAATGCAGAAGCTTTTTTGAAGTTAAGCCGCCTCACTCCCTTGAAGATGCTACAAAAACACCGCAACAGCCAGCAGGCGATAGAAGCCATCCTATTCGGGCAAAGTGGGCTATTGCCTCTACCCGGCACCGATGACTACAGCCGCACACTTGCCCAAGAATACGCCTTCTATAAACACAAGTTTTCTTTGCAATCGCTGTCGGCTACTGAGTGGAAGTTCCTGCGGATGCGTCCAAGCAATTTCCCTACTTTCCGCTTAGCACAATGGGCTTATTTTCTTAGCATGCACGACTTGCTACACAACCTACTGCTCTATAGCCCAATGGAAGAGCTACAAAAAACGTTCACGACGGTGCAGGTGAGCGACTACTGGAAAGCACGCTACCGTTTCGGCGACCAACGCACAAAACGAGCAACCCCCACCAGCATAGGCAGGCAGATGGTTTACACCTTGTTAATCAATGCCGTAGTCCCCTATCGGGTGGCTTATGGCTTGCATAACGGCAATAAATCGTATATTCAAAGCGCTATGGATTTGTTGCAGGCACTGCCGCCTGAGAACAACCGCATTACCCGTTTTTGGTCGGGATTCATAGAGCCGCAAAGCGCTTATGATTCGCAGGCACTCATTGGGCAGTATAAACAAGCCTGCTTGAAAAAAGAATGTCTTTCATGCGTGATTGGAAATCATTTGTTGCGCAAGAGCGCACGCTCTTCTTCCTGA
- a CDS encoding alpha-ketoacid dehydrogenase subunit alpha/beta, translated as MTKANIQTPVINYNKEGFDKSLLVELYKRLLKPRMIEEKMLLLLRQGKISKWFSGIGQEAIAVGVASALHPDEFILPMHRNLGVFTTRQVPLERLFEQFQGKAGGFTKGRDRSFHFGSIEHHIVGMISHLGPQLAVADGIALASKLAKEGKVTVAFTGEGATSEGDFHEALNVAAVWDLPVIFLIENNGYGLSTPVNEQYRCERLADRGIGYGMEAVQIDGNNILEVYRTISHYAQEIRKNPRPVLIEAMTFRMRGHEEASGTKYVPQALMEEWAQRDPVLNYEAWLLEESILTKEEAEALRKAIKKEIDSAWKKAEAAPYPEPSIEHELADVYAPFSQQVVQPKSSAKSRRRFVDAISDALRQSMERYPNLILMGQDIAEYGGVFKITEGFVEQFGKERVRNTPLCESAIVGAGLGLSIKGYKAMVEMQFGDFVTCAFNQIVNNLAKLHYRWGQNADVVVRMPTGANTQAGPYHSQSTEAWFFHTPGLKIVYPSSPYDAKGLLNAAIEDPNPVMYFEHKYLYRSLAEDIPDDYYTVEIGKARTVQSGNDLTIITYGLCVHWAVEIMQQIEGVTAEILDLRTLLPWDKEAVAAAVRKTGKVLVAHEDCLTGGIGAEIAAWITEHCFEWLDAPVMRVGALDTPVPFVKPLEQQFLPYSRMKEKIEELIAY; from the coding sequence ATGACAAAAGCAAACATACAGACGCCTGTCATCAATTACAACAAAGAAGGATTCGATAAGTCGTTGCTTGTAGAGTTATACAAGCGACTGCTCAAGCCTCGCATGATTGAAGAAAAGATGCTGCTTTTGCTGCGACAAGGCAAAATATCGAAATGGTTTTCGGGCATAGGGCAAGAAGCCATTGCCGTGGGGGTGGCATCGGCACTGCATCCCGATGAGTTTATACTACCCATGCACCGCAATTTGGGGGTATTCACCACGCGACAGGTGCCTTTGGAACGCCTGTTTGAGCAATTTCAGGGCAAAGCTGGTGGTTTCACCAAGGGGCGCGACCGCTCGTTTCACTTCGGCAGCATAGAGCACCATATCGTAGGGATGATATCGCACTTGGGTCCGCAGCTTGCGGTAGCTGATGGCATCGCTTTGGCAAGTAAACTAGCAAAAGAAGGCAAAGTGACGGTGGCATTCACCGGCGAAGGGGCTACCAGCGAAGGTGATTTCCACGAAGCCTTGAATGTAGCAGCCGTATGGGACCTGCCCGTTATCTTCCTTATCGAAAACAACGGCTATGGACTTTCTACCCCTGTGAATGAGCAATACCGTTGTGAGCGCCTTGCCGACCGAGGAATAGGTTATGGTATGGAAGCCGTGCAAATCGACGGCAACAATATATTGGAGGTGTATCGTACTATTAGCCATTATGCGCAAGAAATACGTAAAAACCCGCGCCCTGTATTGATTGAAGCCATGACCTTCCGTATGCGTGGGCATGAAGAAGCTTCCGGTACCAAATACGTGCCCCAAGCATTGATGGAAGAGTGGGCTCAGCGCGACCCTGTGCTCAATTACGAAGCCTGGCTGCTCGAAGAGTCAATCCTAACCAAAGAAGAGGCAGAAGCCCTGCGTAAGGCAATAAAGAAAGAAATTGACAGCGCATGGAAAAAAGCCGAAGCAGCTCCTTATCCCGAGCCGTCGATAGAGCATGAGCTAGCAGATGTGTATGCCCCCTTTTCACAGCAGGTAGTTCAACCCAAAAGCAGTGCCAAGAGCCGCCGCCGTTTTGTAGATGCCATTTCCGATGCCCTGCGTCAAAGTATGGAGCGTTATCCCAATCTCATCCTTATGGGGCAAGACATCGCCGAGTATGGGGGCGTATTTAAAATTACGGAAGGCTTTGTAGAGCAATTCGGCAAAGAGCGCGTGCGCAATACCCCTCTTTGCGAGTCAGCAATCGTAGGGGCAGGCTTAGGGCTTTCTATCAAAGGATACAAAGCCATGGTAGAGATGCAGTTCGGCGATTTTGTTACCTGTGCTTTTAACCAAATTGTAAACAACTTGGCAAAACTGCACTATCGCTGGGGGCAAAACGCCGACGTGGTGGTGCGCATGCCTACCGGTGCCAACACACAGGCAGGACCTTACCACTCACAATCGACCGAAGCATGGTTTTTCCATACACCCGGCTTGAAAATCGTTTACCCTTCCTCCCCTTATGACGCCAAGGGCTTGCTCAATGCTGCCATCGAAGACCCCAACCCCGTGATGTATTTCGAGCACAAATACCTCTATCGCTCTTTGGCAGAAGATATTCCGGACGATTACTACACGGTCGAAATAGGCAAAGCACGCACAGTGCAAAGCGGCAACGACCTCACCATCATCACCTACGGTTTGTGTGTGCACTGGGCAGTGGAAATCATGCAACAGATAGAGGGCGTTACTGCCGAAATCTTAGACTTGCGCACCCTGCTGCCTTGGGATAAAGAAGCCGTGGCGGCTGCTGTACGCAAAACGGGCAAGGTGCTCGTAGCCCATGAAGACTGCCTGACCGGTGGAATTGGCGCAGAAATTGCAGCATGGATAACAGAGCACTGTTTTGAGTGGCTCGATGCCCCAGTGATGCGTGTAGGAGCCCTCGATACGCCCGTGCCTTTTGTTAAACCTTTGGAGCAACAGTTCCTGCCCTATTCCCGTATGAAAGAAAAAATAGAAGAGCTGATTGCCTATTGA